The following proteins come from a genomic window of Acidimicrobiia bacterium:
- the lpdA gene encoding dihydrolipoyl dehydrogenase produces MVVVGGGPGGYASALYGASAGLRIALIEKSKIGGTCLHVGCIPAKALLETAAVHRAVASAADFGVNVNEPSLDFGVTQDRKQGVVNNLTSGLSSLLKGRKVTVFDGLGRLGADHQSVQVSGGSSGEVTLSADAIILATGSIPRTIPGFDVDGEIVLTSDEILSLRELPETAVVIGGGAIGCEFASMMSDLGTKVTILEAAPKILPGVDRDAAQVVERSFKRRGIEVKTGVPVHGHYPHENGTLVNFGEGESIDVSMVVVSVGRQPLTEGLGLDATGVGVSERGFIEVDENCRTAVPGVWAVGDVIATPQLAHVAFAEGMVAIRDILGEDPQPIDYGRIPLGIYCHPEVASAGHSEESAKEAGFEVKVSKQRFAGNGRAMIIGDTEGLVKIIAERLPDGSAGQILGVHIAGPWATEQLGQAYLSVNWEATADEAAAFIQPHPTLSEAFGETLHTLTGRALH; encoded by the coding sequence GTGGTCGTAGTTGGTGGTGGACCCGGAGGTTACGCTTCAGCGCTGTATGGGGCTTCTGCGGGTCTGCGTATCGCTCTTATCGAAAAGAGCAAAATTGGCGGCACTTGCCTGCACGTAGGCTGTATCCCGGCCAAAGCCTTGTTAGAAACGGCGGCCGTACATCGGGCCGTGGCCAGCGCCGCTGATTTTGGGGTGAACGTTAACGAACCAAGCCTTGATTTCGGGGTGACCCAAGACCGCAAACAAGGCGTGGTGAACAATCTCACTTCGGGCTTAAGCAGCTTGTTGAAGGGTCGCAAAGTCACGGTCTTCGACGGCTTGGGGCGACTTGGCGCCGATCACCAAAGCGTGCAAGTGTCCGGCGGTAGCTCGGGTGAAGTCACCTTGTCGGCCGACGCCATTATTTTGGCTACCGGATCGATTCCTCGCACCATCCCCGGTTTCGATGTTGACGGCGAAATTGTGCTCACCTCCGATGAAATTTTGTCGCTGCGGGAGCTGCCCGAAACGGCGGTCGTTATCGGTGGTGGCGCTATTGGGTGCGAGTTCGCCTCGATGATGAGTGATCTGGGCACCAAGGTCACCATTTTGGAAGCTGCGCCGAAAATTCTGCCCGGGGTCGACCGCGACGCCGCCCAGGTTGTCGAGCGTTCTTTCAAACGCCGTGGTATTGAAGTGAAAACCGGCGTGCCGGTACATGGTCATTACCCGCACGAAAATGGCACCCTGGTTAACTTTGGTGAGGGTGAAAGCATCGACGTTTCGATGGTGGTGGTGTCGGTTGGGCGTCAACCGCTAACTGAAGGTTTGGGTTTGGACGCCACCGGGGTGGGCGTTTCCGAGCGTGGCTTTATCGAGGTTGATGAAAACTGCCGCACCGCGGTGCCGGGCGTGTGGGCGGTAGGTGATGTTATTGCCACCCCGCAGTTGGCTCACGTGGCATTTGCCGAAGGCATGGTGGCAATTCGAGATATTTTGGGCGAAGACCCTCAACCAATCGATTACGGCCGTATTCCACTGGGCATTTATTGCCATCCCGAGGTCGCTTCAGCGGGCCACAGCGAAGAGTCGGCCAAAGAAGCTGGTTTTGAAGTGAAGGTCTCGAAGCAGCGTTTCGCGGGTAACGGACGAGCGATGATCATTGGTGACACTGAAGGCTTGGTGAAGATCATCGCTGAACGCCTACCCGATGGCAGCGCCGGGCAGATTTTGGGGGTTCATATTGCGGGCCCATGGGCAACCGAACAGTTGGGTCAGGCCTATCTGTCGGTTAACTGGGAAGCAACAGCCGATGAAGCGGCGGCCTTCATCCAACCCCACCCCACGCTTAGTGAGGCGTTCGGCGAAACGTTGCACACCCTAACTGGTCGGGCGTTGCACTAA
- a CDS encoding SDR family NAD(P)-dependent oxidoreductase yields the protein MDLKGTSAIVTGGASGLGEATARLLSERGAHVVIVDMNPEKGEAVAKELNGVFVQADVTNTDEIIAAVEAAKELGPLRSLVTAAGIGGGSRTIGRDGSYESAHNLEYFAKVVNVNLIGTFNCVRLAATAMSQTEPVDASGSRGAIVTVASVAAFDGQIGQASYSASKGGVVGMTLPVARDLAVVGVRVNCIAPGLIDTPIYGSGPQSDAFKEKLKRDVLFPDRLGTADEFATMAVELITNDYMNAEVIRVDGGVRMQPK from the coding sequence ATGGATCTTAAAGGAACTTCCGCAATTGTCACCGGTGGCGCTTCGGGCCTTGGTGAAGCTACTGCCCGTTTATTAAGCGAACGTGGCGCCCATGTCGTGATCGTCGACATGAACCCCGAAAAAGGCGAAGCCGTTGCCAAAGAATTGAACGGTGTTTTTGTGCAGGCCGACGTTACCAACACCGACGAAATCATCGCCGCTGTTGAAGCCGCCAAGGAACTCGGCCCACTGCGTTCACTGGTTACCGCTGCTGGTATCGGTGGCGGCAGTCGCACTATTGGTCGCGACGGCAGCTACGAATCAGCTCACAATCTCGAGTATTTCGCCAAGGTTGTGAATGTGAACCTGATCGGTACTTTCAACTGTGTTCGTTTGGCGGCCACCGCAATGAGCCAGACCGAACCGGTTGATGCCTCTGGTTCGCGAGGCGCGATTGTAACGGTGGCTTCGGTTGCGGCGTTTGATGGCCAAATTGGTCAGGCCTCGTATTCTGCTTCCAAGGGCGGCGTGGTCGGCATGACTTTGCCGGTTGCTCGTGACCTCGCCGTGGTAGGCGTGCGGGTGAACTGCATTGCTCCTGGTCTTATCGACACCCCAATTTACGGTTCTGGCCCGCAGTCCGACGCTTTCAAAGAAAAGCTAAAGCGCGACGTGCTGTTCCCAGACCGCTTGGGCACCGCCGACGAGTTCGCCACCATGGCCGTCGAGCTTATCACCAACGATTACATGAACGCCGAGGTCATCCGGGTGGATGGCGGCGTGCGTATGCAACCCAAATAG
- a CDS encoding J domain-containing protein: MTDEEKQLWWDQIEPLNVPVERRWRANEPRYPYRRKTDREGLAAMGKKAHTEAEPEPLEPWQLFSQEPGNGSPAKGEASYDDIHGDVTNNGPDNIAGAQHITGTQHDQSGGERFDPKDMSWATQIGTDNLGPTASSAQWQNTNFDGLFGAPSTDATHLDDGWSTTYDHGTHNSNGNAEGFSFSADLDTVSEGMPWRELGLNSNATWPQVVERYRELVKTHHPDRHGSNDPEARKAAEEKMASINAAFDDLNEIYRLTDDT; encoded by the coding sequence ATGACCGATGAAGAAAAACAGTTGTGGTGGGACCAGATCGAACCTCTAAACGTCCCGGTTGAACGCCGCTGGCGCGCCAACGAACCCCGCTACCCGTACCGACGCAAAACCGACCGCGAAGGTTTGGCGGCTATGGGCAAGAAGGCCCACACCGAGGCCGAGCCTGAACCGCTTGAACCGTGGCAGCTGTTTAGCCAAGAGCCAGGTAATGGCAGTCCGGCTAAGGGCGAAGCTTCCTATGACGATATTCACGGCGACGTTACCAACAACGGGCCCGACAACATAGCTGGCGCACAACACATAACTGGCACCCAACACGACCAGTCAGGTGGCGAGCGATTCGACCCCAAAGATATGAGCTGGGCCACCCAAATCGGTACTGACAACCTTGGCCCCACCGCCAGCAGCGCCCAATGGCAAAACACCAACTTCGACGGGCTATTCGGAGCGCCATCTACCGATGCAACCCACCTCGACGATGGTTGGAGCACGACCTATGACCATGGCACGCATAATTCAAACGGCAATGCCGAGGGTTTTAGCTTTTCTGCTGATCTCGACACGGTTAGCGAAGGTATGCCCTGGCGAGAGTTAGGGCTTAACTCCAACGCCACTTGGCCCCAAGTCGTGGAACGTTACCGGGAGCTGGTGAAGACCCATCATCCCGACCGGCATGGCTCGAACGACCCTGAAGCCCGCAAAGCCGCCGAAGAAAAAATGGCGTCTATAAACGCTGCTTTCGATGATCTAAACGAAATCTATCGCCTGACCGACGACACCTAG
- a CDS encoding SLOG family protein: MCKAHEVVLVVYTDGACSGNPGPGGWAWAREDGAWASGAEPHTTNQRMEIMAAFDAVRSADGPLEIVSDSTYVVNCFRDRWWEGWIKRNWLNSKREPVANRDLWEPFVELVRQRDNVTFRWVKGHSGDPMNDLVDALAVAAAQSQKGGEGTTLPDVSRLPADTPNPVGAAMAGVRKDRRLPKLDIATHGVVVLGHRPPELGGYEQNPTSDYVARQLRSVLAAKAEMDSSLVVVSGLRLGAEMLAAEAAVALGLALVVVLPFPNPDRHWPAPQRNRFESLCAAADEVVTLERKVPGDNAAVSASLARRDGWLVRNVASAILVWRQELPVFRRLAVSLEDHLGDEVWIIDPDLMQP; the protein is encoded by the coding sequence ATGTGTAAAGCTCACGAGGTGGTACTTGTTGTTTATACCGATGGTGCATGTTCTGGAAACCCTGGTCCGGGCGGTTGGGCCTGGGCCAGAGAAGATGGCGCTTGGGCCAGTGGTGCTGAACCACATACTACTAACCAGCGCATGGAGATAATGGCCGCTTTCGATGCGGTACGTTCGGCAGACGGTCCGCTGGAGATAGTTTCTGATTCCACCTACGTGGTTAATTGCTTTCGAGATCGTTGGTGGGAGGGTTGGATTAAGCGAAACTGGCTCAACTCAAAACGCGAGCCGGTAGCTAACCGCGACTTGTGGGAACCTTTCGTTGAATTGGTTCGTCAGCGCGACAACGTGACGTTTCGTTGGGTGAAAGGTCACAGTGGCGACCCGATGAACGATTTGGTCGATGCCTTGGCGGTGGCGGCGGCCCAGAGCCAAAAAGGTGGGGAAGGCACCACGCTGCCCGACGTTTCTCGCTTGCCCGCCGATACCCCGAATCCGGTTGGCGCGGCTATGGCTGGCGTGCGTAAAGACCGTCGGTTACCAAAGCTCGATATTGCGACCCATGGGGTGGTGGTGTTGGGCCACCGTCCGCCAGAGCTGGGCGGATACGAGCAGAACCCGACCAGTGACTATGTGGCTCGCCAGCTTCGTTCGGTGTTAGCGGCTAAAGCCGAGATGGATTCGTCGCTGGTGGTTGTTTCTGGTTTGCGCCTAGGTGCAGAGATGCTGGCGGCGGAAGCGGCGGTGGCTTTGGGGTTGGCGTTGGTGGTGGTCTTGCCTTTCCCGAATCCCGACCGTCATTGGCCCGCACCACAACGAAACCGTTTCGAATCACTGTGCGCGGCAGCTGATGAGGTAGTCACTTTGGAGCGTAAAGTGCCAGGCGATAATGCCGCCGTTAGTGCTTCCTTGGCGCGGCGTGATGGCTGGCTGGTGCGCAATGTGGCCTCGGCCATTTTGGTGTGGCGACAGGAACTGCCAGTCTTTCGGCGTTTAGCAGTCTCGCTAGAAGACCATTTGGGCGATGAGGTTTGGATTATCGACCCTGACCTGATGCAACCCTAA
- the aceE gene encoding pyruvate dehydrogenase (acetyl-transferring), homodimeric type yields the protein MMIDGFIRQLPDIDPEETQEWLTSLESVVSSLGPDRARFLLSKLMIRARELRVGIPASISTPYINTIPPENEPWFPGDEYIERRIRSFIRWNAAVMVVKANDLSHGIGGHLSTFASSAALTEVGFNHFFHGRDTGTSGDQVYFQGHGSPGIYARAFLEGRFSEEQLDNFRREIGRDGLSSYPHPRLMPDFWEFPTVSMGLGPITSVYAARFNRYLENREIHDTSQSRIWAFLGDGEMDEPETLSGISLAAREHLDNLTWVVNCNLQRLDGPVRGNGKIIQELEALFRGAGWNVIKVVWGSKWDELLAKDTDGVLVNKMNTTVDGDFQRYAVQPGNLTREQFFGPDPRLRALVENLTDDEIQSLPRGGHDYRKLYAAYKTAVEQKGAPTVILAKTIKGWTLGPDVEGRNATHQIKKMTQAQLRDLRERLYLQDYVPEEALAEDAEPPYIVLDPDSVEYKYLMDRRRALGGSLPKRSVAIRRPLAMPSDGPFDEFYSGSGSQAVSTTVAFTRLLRNMMRDGEFGRRVVPIIPDEGRTFGMDALFREFKIYAATGQHYEPVDADMLLAYMEAQDGQIIEEGITEAGSMASFIAAATSYSNHGVPMVPFFTFYSMFGFQRVGDLIWAAADAHARGFLLGATAGRTTLEGEGLQHLDGHSHVLASTVPSMRAYDPAFAYETAAIIRHGIHDMYGDSKGEPATEASTGNSVMYYLTLYNENYEMPAMPEGDDIVAGIIEGLYRFAPGPEGKSHNATILFSGTAHTAAREAVDELAEHYDVSAELWSATSYKQMREEALDADRWNRLHPAAAPRQPRVTQLLSGRGGPVVAVTDYMKMVPDQIARWVPRTFLSLGTDGFGRSDNRASLRRFFEVDTAHVVLGVLTGLLREGTIEATVVEDAIRRYGIDPEAANPAQLWPEG from the coding sequence ATGATGATCGACGGTTTTATCCGACAGCTCCCCGACATCGACCCTGAAGAAACCCAAGAGTGGTTGACGTCGCTGGAATCGGTCGTTTCAAGCCTCGGCCCCGACCGGGCCCGATTCTTACTGTCGAAGCTGATGATTCGCGCCCGCGAACTTCGTGTTGGCATACCAGCTTCGATTTCCACCCCCTACATCAACACCATTCCACCCGAAAACGAACCCTGGTTCCCCGGCGACGAATACATTGAACGTCGAATTCGGTCGTTCATTCGCTGGAACGCAGCCGTGATGGTGGTTAAAGCCAACGACCTTTCCCATGGCATTGGCGGCCACCTTTCCACTTTTGCGTCTTCAGCGGCCCTGACCGAAGTTGGGTTTAACCATTTCTTCCACGGTCGCGACACCGGAACTAGTGGCGACCAGGTTTACTTCCAAGGCCACGGTTCGCCCGGAATTTATGCCCGTGCTTTTCTAGAAGGTCGCTTCAGCGAAGAACAACTCGACAATTTCCGCCGAGAAATCGGCCGCGATGGCCTCTCCAGCTATCCACATCCCCGTTTAATGCCCGATTTTTGGGAATTCCCCACAGTTTCGATGGGTCTGGGACCGATCACTTCGGTGTACGCCGCACGGTTCAACCGTTACCTAGAGAACCGTGAGATTCACGACACCTCTCAAAGCCGTATCTGGGCCTTTTTAGGTGACGGGGAAATGGACGAACCCGAAACTCTAAGCGGAATTTCGCTGGCCGCTCGCGAACACTTAGACAACCTGACCTGGGTTGTTAACTGCAACCTGCAACGCCTTGATGGCCCGGTACGCGGCAACGGCAAAATTATTCAAGAACTCGAAGCGCTGTTTCGAGGTGCTGGTTGGAACGTGATCAAGGTCGTATGGGGCTCGAAATGGGATGAGCTGCTGGCTAAAGATACCGACGGCGTGTTGGTCAACAAGATGAACACCACCGTCGATGGTGATTTCCAACGTTACGCCGTACAGCCAGGCAACCTCACCCGCGAACAGTTCTTTGGGCCTGACCCTCGTTTGCGGGCCTTGGTAGAAAACCTGACCGACGACGAGATTCAAAGTCTGCCGCGCGGTGGCCACGATTATCGCAAGCTTTATGCGGCCTACAAGACGGCGGTTGAACAAAAAGGCGCGCCGACGGTAATTCTGGCCAAGACCATTAAAGGCTGGACGCTCGGCCCCGACGTTGAAGGCCGTAACGCCACCCACCAGATTAAGAAGATGACCCAGGCTCAGCTGCGTGACCTGCGAGAACGCCTCTACCTGCAAGATTATGTGCCCGAAGAAGCTTTAGCTGAAGATGCCGAGCCGCCCTACATTGTGCTCGACCCTGATTCGGTGGAATACAAGTATTTGATGGACCGTCGCCGGGCCCTTGGCGGTTCGCTTCCCAAACGTTCGGTAGCCATACGACGTCCGCTGGCTATGCCTTCTGATGGCCCATTCGATGAGTTCTATAGCGGTTCGGGCAGCCAGGCCGTGTCTACCACCGTGGCTTTCACCCGACTGCTGCGCAACATGATGCGAGACGGTGAATTTGGACGACGAGTAGTGCCAATCATCCCCGATGAAGGCCGCACCTTCGGAATGGATGCCCTGTTCCGAGAGTTCAAAATTTATGCCGCGACCGGACAGCATTACGAACCGGTCGACGCTGACATGCTCTTGGCCTACATGGAAGCCCAGGACGGCCAAATAATTGAAGAAGGCATCACCGAAGCCGGTTCGATGGCCAGCTTTATTGCCGCTGCTACCTCGTATTCGAACCACGGCGTACCCATGGTGCCCTTCTTCACCTTCTATTCCATGTTCGGCTTCCAACGAGTGGGCGACCTTATTTGGGCGGCTGCTGATGCCCACGCCCGAGGGTTCCTCTTGGGTGCCACTGCCGGACGCACCACCTTAGAAGGCGAAGGTTTGCAACACCTCGATGGGCATTCACACGTGTTGGCTTCCACCGTGCCCAGCATGCGCGCTTACGACCCGGCTTTCGCCTATGAAACCGCAGCCATTATTCGCCACGGCATTCACGACATGTACGGCGATTCAAAGGGTGAACCTGCCACCGAAGCCAGCACTGGCAACTCGGTGATGTACTACCTCACGCTATACAACGAGAACTACGAAATGCCCGCCATGCCCGAAGGCGACGACATTGTGGCTGGGATTATTGAAGGGCTATACCGGTTCGCCCCCGGTCCAGAAGGCAAAAGCCATAACGCTACAATTTTGTTCTCGGGCACAGCCCACACCGCAGCCCGAGAAGCAGTTGATGAGCTGGCCGAACACTACGACGTTTCGGCCGAGCTTTGGAGCGCCACTTCGTACAAACAAATGCGCGAGGAAGCGCTCGACGCTGACCGGTGGAACCGGCTGCACCCCGCCGCTGCACCTCGCCAGCCCCGAGTTACGCAACTGCTTTCTGGCCGGGGTGGCCCGGTGGTGGCCGTTACCGACTACATGAAAATGGTGCCCGACCAGATTGCCCGCTGGGTGCCACGCACGTTCTTGTCACTTGGCACCGACGGCTTCGGCCGCAGCGACAACCGAGCTTCGCTACGTCGCTTCTTTGAAGTCGACACTGCACATGTGGTCTTAGGCGTGCTGACTGGCCTGCTACGAGAAGGCACCATTGAAGCAACGGTCGTGGAAGACGCCATTCGTCGTTACGGAATCGACCCTGAGGCCGCTAACCCAGCCCAGCTTTGGCCCGAAGGTTAA
- a CDS encoding HhH-GPD-type base excision DNA repair protein translates to MTSSSVLPITGKPEADALLADDPLALLIGMILDQQITMEMAFYGPTKLKDRLGDDFNAEAISHMDPDRFEAIAAEKPAIHRFPSSMAKRIQSVCQIVSDQYGGDAARIWQDATDGEDLRKRLEVLPGFGKEKTKIFIALLAKRFGHTLPGWEKASAPFSDNEPRSIADVASPETLEAVRAWKKAQKAAGKTKQD, encoded by the coding sequence ATGACCTCTAGTTCCGTGTTGCCAATTACCGGGAAACCCGAAGCTGATGCCCTGTTGGCCGATGACCCCTTAGCGCTGCTAATCGGAATGATCCTTGACCAACAAATCACCATGGAAATGGCCTTTTATGGGCCGACCAAACTAAAAGATCGCTTAGGTGACGATTTCAACGCTGAAGCCATCAGCCATATGGATCCCGACCGATTCGAAGCCATAGCGGCTGAGAAACCGGCCATCCACCGCTTTCCATCTTCCATGGCCAAACGAATTCAATCGGTCTGCCAAATCGTGAGCGATCAATACGGCGGCGACGCGGCGCGCATCTGGCAAGACGCCACTGACGGGGAAGATCTTCGCAAACGCCTTGAGGTGTTACCCGGATTCGGGAAAGAAAAGACCAAGATCTTCATTGCCCTGTTGGCCAAACGATTCGGACACACCTTGCCCGGCTGGGAAAAAGCTTCGGCACCATTTTCCGACAACGAACCACGTTCGATCGCTGATGTGGCTTCCCCCGAAACGCTAGAAGCGGTGCGGGCCTGGAAGAAAGCACAAAAGGCAGCTGGCAAAACCAAGCAAGATTAG
- a CDS encoding alpha/beta hydrolase, whose protein sequence is MSEYRFNVDGNELVGHLAVPEDATGSNLPGVVICHGFPAGIGGGANAARTFPELADRLANEMGWVALCFTYRGCGASEGNFSLAGWLRDTRGAIAEVRNHPLVDRVWAVGFGTGGALSICAAASDSGVLGVAALGAPADFDDWAGHPRRLFDHARAQKAISDPKFPESFEQWSRELREIRAVACASEMAPRPLLILHGADDDSVPVFDARVMDDAHGHADLRIITGAGHQLRHDPRAIAVLLGWLDRQRHRYRPPTNNQTG, encoded by the coding sequence TTGAGCGAATATCGCTTTAACGTTGACGGCAACGAACTGGTGGGGCATTTGGCTGTCCCCGAGGATGCCACTGGCTCCAACTTGCCAGGCGTTGTAATTTGTCATGGGTTTCCCGCCGGGATCGGTGGTGGTGCTAACGCGGCGCGAACATTTCCAGAGTTGGCTGATCGCCTGGCCAACGAAATGGGCTGGGTGGCGCTGTGTTTCACCTACCGGGGTTGCGGCGCTTCGGAAGGGAACTTTTCTCTAGCGGGATGGCTGCGAGACACCCGTGGGGCCATTGCCGAGGTGAGGAACCATCCGCTGGTCGATCGGGTTTGGGCGGTTGGCTTTGGCACTGGCGGGGCATTGTCTATTTGTGCGGCCGCATCCGATTCCGGGGTGTTGGGCGTAGCAGCTCTCGGAGCACCGGCCGACTTCGACGACTGGGCGGGCCATCCTCGCCGGTTGTTCGATCACGCACGTGCCCAAAAGGCCATATCTGATCCAAAGTTCCCCGAATCTTTCGAGCAGTGGTCTCGCGAGCTGCGGGAGATCCGGGCGGTGGCGTGTGCTTCCGAGATGGCACCACGACCGCTGCTTATCTTGCACGGCGCCGATGACGATTCGGTGCCTGTGTTCGATGCCCGGGTGATGGACGACGCCCACGGTCATGCCGATCTTCGCATTATTACCGGGGCGGGGCACCAGTTGCGCCACGACCCACGTGCCATCGCGGTGTTGCTTGGTTGGCTCGATCGCCAACGCCATCGTTATCGTCCGCCCACCAACAATCAGACTGGCTAA
- a CDS encoding acyl-CoA dehydrogenase family protein yields the protein MNFAFSEEQEELRRIVRQFLDTKSSEEAVREQMETENGFDAAVWNQMGSEMGLQGLIVPEEFGGQGYGYVELIVVLEEMGRRLLCAPYFSTVVLAANTLLQSGDEAAKSAHLPGIASGETIATLALTEANGRWDAEGVTLPATKSGDAWTLSGEKMFVLDGHTANLIIVAARTDNGVSLFAVDGDASGLTRTPLATMDQTRKQAKLEFSNTPATLIGEEGKGWDTLSTVLDLAAVALAAEQVGGAQECLDTSVQYAKDRVQFGRPIGSFQAIKHKCADMLLEVESAKSAAYYAGWCAAEMNDELPAVASLAKAYCSEAYFHTAAENIQIHGGIGFTWEHPAHLYFKRAKSSELLLGDPTYHRELLAQRIGI from the coding sequence GTGAACTTCGCATTCAGCGAGGAGCAAGAAGAGCTCCGCCGTATCGTCCGCCAGTTCCTCGACACCAAGTCGTCGGAAGAAGCCGTACGTGAGCAGATGGAAACTGAAAACGGTTTCGACGCTGCCGTTTGGAACCAGATGGGCTCCGAGATGGGCCTGCAAGGTCTAATCGTGCCCGAAGAGTTCGGTGGCCAGGGCTATGGCTACGTGGAGCTGATTGTGGTGCTGGAAGAAATGGGCCGTCGTCTCCTTTGCGCCCCATACTTCTCAACCGTGGTATTGGCTGCTAACACCTTGTTGCAGTCAGGTGACGAAGCTGCCAAGTCGGCTCACCTGCCTGGTATCGCGTCGGGTGAAACCATTGCTACTTTGGCCCTCACCGAGGCCAATGGTCGTTGGGATGCCGAAGGCGTAACCCTGCCCGCCACCAAGTCGGGCGACGCCTGGACGCTCAGCGGCGAGAAGATGTTCGTGCTCGATGGCCACACCGCCAATCTCATTATTGTGGCGGCTCGCACCGACAACGGCGTGTCACTCTTCGCTGTCGATGGCGACGCTTCCGGCCTTACTCGTACGCCTTTGGCCACCATGGACCAAACCCGCAAGCAGGCCAAGCTTGAGTTCTCGAATACCCCCGCCACTCTCATTGGTGAAGAAGGCAAGGGCTGGGACACTCTCTCAACCGTTCTCGACCTAGCTGCGGTTGCCCTTGCGGCCGAGCAGGTAGGTGGCGCTCAAGAGTGCCTCGACACCTCAGTTCAATACGCCAAGGACCGTGTACAGTTCGGTCGTCCCATCGGTTCTTTCCAGGCCATCAAGCACAAGTGTGCCGACATGTTGCTGGAAGTTGAGTCGGCTAAGTCGGCTGCTTACTACGCCGGCTGGTGCGCCGCCGAGATGAACGACGAGCTGCCTGCTGTGGCCAGCCTGGCCAAGGCCTACTGCTCGGAAGCCTATTTCCATACCGCTGCCGAGAACATCCAAATTCACGGTGGTATCGGCTTCACCTGGGAGCACCCAGCACACCTGTACTTCAAGCGCGCCAAGTCTTCCGAACTGCTCTTGGGCGACCCAACCTACCATCGCGAGCTTCTTGCCCAGCGCATTGGAATCTAG
- a CDS encoding type II toxin-antitoxin system prevent-host-death family antitoxin: protein MANRNVGGQHQNEASADSSAQSSKPDPSSGALERIGIRELRNQVAALVRRAADGERIIVTVDGQPMAQLGPLTPVGGATLDDLFASGLARAPRRGDHPAAPEPIEAPVDTGFRSSIDAMRGST from the coding sequence ATGGCAAATAGAAACGTAGGCGGCCAGCATCAAAACGAAGCTTCCGCCGATTCGTCAGCGCAGAGTTCGAAACCTGATCCATCGTCTGGCGCATTAGAGCGCATTGGCATCCGCGAGCTACGCAACCAAGTAGCCGCACTCGTACGCCGTGCCGCCGACGGAGAGCGCATAATCGTAACTGTGGATGGCCAGCCCATGGCGCAGCTAGGGCCCCTCACCCCTGTTGGCGGTGCCACCCTTGACGACCTTTTCGCCTCGGGCTTGGCACGTGCCCCTCGACGTGGTGATCACCCAGCGGCACCCGAACCCATCGAAGCGCCCGTCGATACCGGCTTTCGCAGCAGTATAGATGCCATGCGAGGCAGCACATGA
- a CDS encoding type II toxin-antitoxin system VapC family toxin produces MTIAIDTSALVKRYIAEEGRDLVLQAMADDDTWCASALARTEVLVALHQVANSRVQQQQLWAALRDDWDSFVVVPVDERCLARAAEIGAAFAVRTVDAIHLAAADRLPKPLSYLTFDRSQIPAAAALGFEVISPLEP; encoded by the coding sequence ATGACCATCGCCATTGACACTTCGGCCTTGGTAAAACGCTACATTGCCGAAGAGGGGCGCGACCTGGTGTTACAGGCCATGGCCGACGATGACACGTGGTGTGCCTCAGCCTTAGCTCGCACCGAAGTACTAGTGGCGCTACATCAAGTTGCCAACAGCCGGGTGCAGCAACAACAGCTTTGGGCGGCGTTGCGCGACGACTGGGACTCGTTTGTGGTAGTGCCGGTGGACGAGCGTTGCCTGGCACGTGCCGCCGAAATTGGCGCTGCCTTCGCGGTACGAACCGTGGACGCTATTCACCTAGCGGCAGCTGATCGCCTACCCAAACCACTTAGCTACCTGACCTTCGACCGGAGCCAAATTCCAGCCGCCGCTGCCCTTGGCTTCGAAGTGATCTCACCGCTTGAACCGTGA
- a CDS encoding MBL fold metallo-hydrolase: MSNSAPNTLHWSDEQAEIHKIVVGPMDNNVFVLRCKATGESVLLDAANEHERLLELCQRLGVRTVLETHGHWDHIQAVPAVRDAGYEVGVTAEDAEMLDAYDFILEPDSVIAVGRLRLHTIFTPGHTPGSMCFKVEGSPVLFSGDTLFPGGVGATQFPGGDFPTIINSVERELFAKLDGDVVVMPGHGDDTTIGAERPHLDEWIERGW, from the coding sequence ATGAGTAACAGCGCGCCCAACACCCTGCACTGGTCAGACGAACAAGCCGAAATTCACAAGATTGTGGTTGGCCCGATGGACAACAACGTCTTTGTACTGCGTTGCAAAGCCACCGGCGAGTCGGTATTGCTCGATGCTGCCAATGAACACGAGCGGCTGCTAGAGCTGTGCCAACGCCTAGGTGTGCGCACGGTGCTTGAAACCCACGGACATTGGGACCACATTCAGGCCGTACCCGCCGTTCGTGACGCTGGCTATGAGGTGGGTGTCACCGCTGAAGATGCCGAAATGCTCGACGCTTACGACTTTATTTTGGAACCCGACTCGGTAATTGCTGTAGGCCGACTACGCCTTCATACCATCTTTACCCCTGGCCACACCCCCGGCTCGATGTGCTTCAAGGTGGAAGGTTCGCCCGTACTGTTCAGCGGCGACACGCTCTTTCCAGGCGGAGTGGGTGCCACCCAATTCCCTGGTGGCGACTTCCCGACCATCATCAATTCGGTGGAACGTGAACTTTTTGCGAAGCTAGACGGTGATGTCGTGGTTATGCCTGGCCACGGTGATGACACCACCATCGGGGCCGAACGTCCACATCTCGATGAATGGATTGAACGAGGCTGGTAG